In Puniceicoccus vermicola, the genomic stretch ATTGGGCCCAAATCGGGTAGACAATACGAAGCCAAGAAAGGATCTTGGTCGCTTTCAGCTCCTGATTCAAGCGAAGCTGATATAGATTCTCAGGTTGAATGGATACTTAGTCGATTGACGAAGGATCTAGGCGTCTGGAAGAAAATAACAGGAGAATACGATGTTGATCTATTTTCTGGACTCTTTCTAGAAGCGATGAATCGAGGCATAAGCATTTCCCCTACTACTATGAAAGAAATCAGCTCGAGAGGTATTGAACTAGGATTCGACATCTACAGTTTTGAACCCGAAGAAGCAGATCAATAAACGTTCTAGCCGAGCCGAGGAACGAGGCTCGGA encodes the following:
- a CDS encoding DUF4279 domain-containing protein; the encoded protein is MNQPPEKLVSSAPEGTVWFGGPVDRSTMSLRIFGESVDPKEITALLGHEPTKGRTKGEKWIGPKSGRQYEAKKGSWSLSAPDSSEADIDSQVEWILSRLTKDLGVWKKITGEYDVDLFSGLFLEAMNRGISISPTTMKEISSRGIELGFDIYSFEPEEADQ